A stretch of Chitinophaga caeni DNA encodes these proteins:
- a CDS encoding esterase-like activity of phytase family protein, which produces MKSLYIPLLIICSLGIGACKTVSHNGQVSITGRLIFHDQWVLPEDTKLDNIPIGGLSGIDYDAGRNVYYLVCDDRSDFAPARFYTAQIHISGYKIDSVNIIAATSLKMPDGNTYPSRQINPALTPDPEALRYDAANQTMIWSSEGERNLSAKPPVLSNPSINRIDLQGKFIDSFPVPGQLQMSMAESGSRRNAVLEGIAITPSRKYLYASVEGPLYQDGPEADTVPTESYCRIIRYDLANRQPAGQFLFKLHPVADIPYPKNAFRVNGISDILALDDEKLLVLERSYSTGIRDNTILVSELNLKNASDVSNYWSILKKVNSNEIKAPQQLLLFDFRPIASQVNLIDNVEGMTFGPDLPNGNKSLVFVVDNNFSNKEETQFYLFEYQSKR; this is translated from the coding sequence ATGAAATCATTATACATCCCGTTGTTGATCATCTGCTCCCTCGGAATAGGGGCTTGTAAAACCGTTTCACACAACGGCCAGGTAAGCATTACGGGGAGATTAATATTTCATGATCAATGGGTGCTCCCGGAAGATACAAAGTTGGATAATATACCGATCGGGGGGCTTTCAGGCATTGATTATGATGCCGGGAGGAACGTTTATTACCTGGTTTGCGATGATCGCTCTGACTTTGCCCCGGCGCGTTTTTATACTGCACAAATCCACATATCAGGCTACAAGATTGACAGTGTAAATATTATAGCTGCCACCAGTCTTAAAATGCCCGATGGCAACACTTATCCGTCCAGGCAAATAAATCCCGCCCTGACTCCCGATCCGGAAGCTTTGCGCTACGATGCAGCAAACCAAACCATGATCTGGAGTAGCGAAGGGGAAAGGAATTTATCTGCTAAGCCGCCCGTACTGAGCAACCCATCTATTAACCGCATTGATTTACAGGGAAAATTTATCGATAGTTTCCCGGTTCCAGGGCAATTACAGATGAGCATGGCTGAATCCGGTTCCAGGAGAAATGCCGTCCTGGAAGGTATTGCCATCACACCCAGTAGAAAATATTTATATGCAAGCGTTGAAGGGCCGTTATACCAGGATGGGCCGGAAGCTGATACCGTACCTACGGAAAGCTATTGCAGGATTATCCGGTACGACCTGGCAAACCGTCAACCTGCCGGGCAATTCCTATTTAAATTGCACCCGGTTGCCGACATTCCCTATCCTAAAAATGCGTTCAGGGTTAACGGCATTTCGGATATTTTAGCCCTAGACGACGAGAAATTGCTGGTTTTGGAGCGCTCCTATTCAACCGGGATAAGGGACAATACCATTTTGGTTTCCGAACTAAATTTAAAAAATGCCAGCGATGTATCGAATTATTGGAGTATCTTAAAGAAAGTAAATTCTAATGAAATAAAAGCGCCGCAACAACTGTTACTGTTCGATTTCAGACCTATAGCCAGTCAAGTAAATTTAATAGATAACGTAGAAGGAATGACATTTGGACCGGATCTCCCCAATGGAAATAAAAGCCTGGTATTTGTTGTCGATAATAATTTTTCAAATAAGGAAGAAACACAATTCTACCTATTTGAATATCAAAGTAAAAGATAG
- a CDS encoding efflux RND transporter periplasmic adaptor subunit yields the protein MRYLICILLLAGLYSCSGGNKANEEVNSDVYYTCSMDPQVISNKPGTCPICHMELTPVNKKSMAVSNSIELSEQQVLLGNIHADTIGQYATRGNLLLNAELSPDQEALQVMSAKIPGRLDRLYFKTSGDFVKKGQALFQIYSEPMFTAQQELLTLVAQQAALKNHSIDFEQLIRGAKHKLLLWGMTHQQLGAMLESGKANPITTIYADRSGYIKEVNAQEGAYVAEGSPVLSLLQLDPIWVEAQVYASQVAQVRLPAKARVSVEGIEGVYNITLDKMNPQLQTGSRLNLIRGKLDNPGQVFKPGMQAMVNIQQALDTSLTLPIDAIIREEGMEMIWVQDSIGKFSRKMIKTGQEVGNRVTVKGINPGEAVVTSGVYLLNSEYKLKNGAGMEHMH from the coding sequence ATGAGATATTTGATATGCATATTATTACTTGCCGGTCTTTATTCTTGCTCTGGAGGAAATAAGGCTAATGAGGAGGTGAATAGCGATGTTTATTATACCTGTAGCATGGATCCGCAAGTGATTTCCAATAAGCCGGGTACTTGTCCCATTTGCCATATGGAACTGACCCCGGTTAATAAAAAATCGATGGCTGTAAGCAATAGTATAGAGTTAAGTGAGCAGCAAGTGCTGTTGGGAAATATTCACGCGGATACTATCGGTCAATATGCTACCCGTGGAAATTTGCTACTGAATGCTGAGCTAAGTCCCGACCAGGAAGCCTTACAGGTAATGAGCGCTAAAATTCCCGGAAGGTTAGATCGCTTGTATTTTAAAACTAGTGGCGACTTTGTCAAGAAAGGGCAAGCCTTGTTTCAAATCTATAGTGAACCGATGTTTACGGCGCAGCAAGAGTTATTAACATTGGTAGCGCAACAGGCGGCGTTGAAGAATCATTCTATCGATTTTGAACAATTGATCCGCGGGGCCAAGCATAAATTATTGCTGTGGGGAATGACTCATCAACAGCTGGGCGCAATGCTTGAATCGGGTAAAGCAAATCCTATAACAACAATATACGCGGATCGTTCAGGTTATATTAAAGAGGTGAATGCGCAAGAGGGAGCTTATGTTGCGGAGGGCAGCCCGGTACTCTCGTTATTACAATTGGATCCTATTTGGGTGGAAGCCCAGGTATATGCTTCGCAGGTGGCTCAAGTGCGGTTGCCGGCGAAGGCAAGGGTTTCCGTGGAAGGTATAGAGGGTGTTTATAACATTACACTAGATAAAATGAACCCGCAACTACAAACGGGTAGCAGGTTGAACTTGATCCGGGGAAAACTGGACAATCCAGGCCAGGTATTCAAACCTGGTATGCAGGCGATGGTAAATATTCAGCAAGCATTAGATACTTCCTTGACTTTGCCTATTGATGCTATTATCCGGGAAGAGGGCATGGAGATGATCTGGGTTCAAGATTCAATTGGTAAATTCAGCCGTAAGATGATAAAAACCGGGCAAGAAGTGGGGAACCGTGTTACAGTTAAAGGTATCAATCCAGGCGAAGCCGTGGTTACCAGCGGTGTGTACCTATTGAACAGCGAGTATAAATTGAAAAATGGCGCCGGGATGGAACATATGCATTGA
- a CDS encoding zinc-dependent metalloprotease, with amino-acid sequence MTYKLPLVGLCLGLAAMTFAPGDGMAQKKKKKSEATAAAADTSKKATPPKKKASIGEKTKSSRKIEGIFTFYQDTVTGSLQMYIKKDQLDKPFVYQSFSINGPTSLFLNQSMHRANFVFEIKHYYDKLEFSQVNTNFYYDKNNAVSKTQGVDIAESVFFNDKIAAEDDEGYLVSIDGLMISDKMDPVKPLMPPGTPPTAVFNLGNFNSGKSKYYKVNSYATNAAIQVDLAYDNPMPFNQGGKDITDARFVRVRMQHTFIEVPQNNFRPRLEDPRIGYFTTEVNDQTTKSATPYKDRIHRWYLEKKDPGAALSEPVKPIVWYVENTTPLEYRQTIVEAGEKWNEAFEKAGFKNAVVMKIQPDTATWDAADVDYNVIRWVASATPSYGAIGPSFVNPETGQILGADITVEWATGSSTPIIEGIFSGQGNTSEAIDHAFHPDGHQCTMANELKAQFLAGATLMEMNGATAAALSTAHKQFLYYLILHEMGHTLGLNHNMKSSQMWSMKEINDTSLTHKYGLIGSVMDYPAINIALDPAQQGDYYTTKPGPYDLWAIEYGYVETTPQNEEAILNNIASRSTDPKLAFGNDADDMRSPGKAIDPRVMINDLTSDAIDYAAERFQIVNNLMGRLRAKYSKPGQSYQELRSRFGYLQNQRVSMTSVLSRYIGGVYIDRSFVGQNTTTKPFTPVPAATQKKAMQVLSKYIFAPDAFKADEVLYPYLQMQRRGFNFFTTSEDPKITSSTRSIQGSGALAHLLHPVTMQRITNTSLYGNEYSVADMLSDLTKAIFAADMSTSVNVYRQYLQNEYVEMLCSIPASKAHDDVAKGAVIYNLKKIRSSLASAASPNEATKAHRANLVFQIDKALAVK; translated from the coding sequence ATGACCTATAAATTACCCTTAGTTGGACTATGCCTAGGATTAGCGGCCATGACTTTCGCCCCCGGCGATGGTATGGCGCAAAAAAAGAAGAAAAAATCCGAAGCAACTGCCGCGGCAGCCGACACGAGCAAAAAAGCTACCCCTCCGAAGAAAAAAGCCAGCATCGGGGAGAAAACTAAAAGTAGCCGCAAAATAGAAGGAATATTCACCTTCTACCAGGATACTGTAACCGGCAGTTTACAGATGTACATCAAGAAAGATCAACTCGATAAACCATTTGTTTATCAAAGTTTTTCAATTAACGGGCCTACCAGTTTATTCCTAAACCAAAGTATGCACCGCGCGAACTTCGTCTTCGAGATTAAACATTATTATGATAAGTTGGAATTTTCCCAGGTAAATACCAACTTTTATTATGATAAAAATAATGCCGTAAGCAAAACTCAAGGTGTTGACATCGCGGAATCCGTTTTCTTTAACGACAAAATTGCCGCTGAAGATGATGAGGGCTACCTTGTAAGCATCGACGGCTTAATGATCAGCGATAAGATGGATCCGGTGAAACCCTTGATGCCGCCGGGTACACCGCCTACTGCCGTGTTTAATCTAGGTAATTTCAACAGTGGGAAATCAAAATATTACAAGGTAAATTCATATGCTACGAATGCTGCCATACAGGTAGATTTAGCATATGACAATCCCATGCCTTTTAACCAAGGAGGGAAAGATATTACCGATGCCCGTTTCGTAAGGGTGAGGATGCAACATACTTTCATCGAGGTGCCTCAAAATAATTTCAGGCCAAGGTTGGAAGATCCCCGCATCGGTTATTTTACTACCGAGGTAAATGATCAAACAACGAAATCCGCTACTCCTTATAAAGATCGTATCCACCGTTGGTACCTAGAGAAAAAAGATCCCGGCGCCGCCCTCAGCGAACCTGTAAAACCCATCGTATGGTATGTTGAAAATACAACGCCTTTAGAATACCGTCAAACGATCGTGGAAGCGGGTGAAAAGTGGAACGAAGCATTTGAGAAAGCAGGCTTTAAAAATGCCGTGGTAATGAAAATCCAACCCGATACCGCTACTTGGGATGCTGCCGATGTTGATTACAACGTAATCCGCTGGGTAGCCAGTGCAACACCAAGCTACGGCGCTATCGGGCCCAGCTTCGTAAACCCCGAAACCGGGCAGATCCTAGGTGCAGACATTACCGTGGAATGGGCTACGGGTAGCTCTACACCGATCATTGAAGGCATATTCTCCGGCCAAGGCAATACTTCAGAGGCAATAGACCATGCCTTTCATCCGGATGGCCACCAATGTACGATGGCCAACGAATTGAAAGCGCAATTCCTTGCCGGCGCGACCTTGATGGAGATGAACGGCGCTACGGCAGCAGCGCTTTCAACTGCACATAAACAATTCCTATATTACCTGATCCTCCACGAAATGGGGCATACCCTCGGATTGAATCACAATATGAAATCGAGCCAAATGTGGTCGATGAAGGAAATCAACGATACTTCATTAACCCATAAATATGGCCTGATCGGTTCTGTTATGGATTACCCTGCCATTAATATAGCCTTGGATCCTGCCCAGCAAGGTGATTATTACACAACCAAACCCGGTCCTTACGATTTATGGGCCATAGAGTATGGTTACGTGGAAACCACACCGCAAAATGAAGAAGCTATATTAAATAATATCGCTTCCCGCAGCACCGATCCGAAACTAGCTTTCGGCAACGACGCAGATGATATGCGTTCTCCGGGTAAAGCCATCGATCCCCGCGTGATGATCAATGACTTAACCAGCGACGCGATAGATTATGCTGCTGAAAGGTTCCAGATCGTGAATAACCTGATGGGACGGTTAAGAGCTAAATATAGCAAACCCGGGCAATCATACCAGGAACTGCGTTCCAGGTTCGGGTATTTGCAAAACCAACGCGTCAGCATGACTTCCGTATTGAGCCGTTACATCGGCGGGGTTTATATTGACCGCAGTTTTGTAGGACAAAATACTACTACCAAGCCATTCACCCCAGTTCCGGCAGCAACGCAGAAGAAAGCGATGCAAGTATTGTCAAAATACATCTTCGCACCGGATGCATTTAAAGCTGATGAAGTATTATATCCATACTTACAAATGCAACGCCGCGGGTTCAACTTCTTCACCACTTCCGAAGATCCGAAAATCACGTCTTCCACGCGTAGCATTCAAGGTTCCGGTGCGTTGGCTCACTTGTTGCATCCCGTAACGATGCAAAGAATTACCAATACAAGCTTGTACGGTAATGAATACAGCGTGGCAGATATGTTAAGTGATTTAACGAAAGCGATTTTCGCGGCCGATATGAGTACTTCGGTAAATGTATACCGCCAATATTTGCAAAATGAATATGTAGAAATGTTATGTAGTATCCCGGCATCCAAAGCTCACGATGACGTAGCGAAGGGTGCGGTAATTTACAATTTGAAGAAAATTCGCAGTTCACTAGCTTCAGCGGCCTCCCCTAACGAGGCAACCAAGGCACACAGGGCCAACCTGGTGTTTCAAATTGACAAGGCTTTGGCTGTAAAATAA
- a CDS encoding TolC family protein yields the protein MKKIVAIYIVLLSWASRTMAQEVMGLDSILNRIETNNPSLKVYLAEANAMDAAVDGAYSWMAPTAGAGVFMAPYDISKWKSGGMGNNGMGAVMFSVEQMLPNTRKQKANAAFLSAQSSVQRSAAGVERNVLFAQAKMAYYNWWVDEKMLRVLDENEQLLNFMIQAAEIRYKNGLGKINAYYKAKAALAKLGNDRLNFLNEIRKQRILLNAFMYRPANTSFDIDSVLPEKNILLLKPDSNLLVANRSDIQMVDDLIHVNEVEGSKEKTELKPEFGIKYDHMVGFGNQPQQFSLMGMMKLPMLPWSSKATKAKLEKLKWQQVALEQKRSSIVNEALGRAFGLKNDLLTKREQLKLYREQIIPSLEKNYKAILLAYQQNTSELFELFDAWEALNMAQLEYWNQQKAWFSLLVEYEKILEQA from the coding sequence ATGAAAAAAATTGTCGCGATATATATTGTTTTATTATCCTGGGCTAGCCGCACGATGGCCCAGGAAGTAATGGGTCTCGATTCGATCTTAAATCGGATTGAAACGAATAACCCGTCACTGAAGGTGTACCTGGCCGAAGCTAATGCCATGGATGCCGCGGTAGATGGTGCATATAGCTGGATGGCGCCTACTGCCGGGGCGGGAGTTTTTATGGCCCCTTATGATATTTCCAAATGGAAGTCCGGCGGAATGGGAAACAATGGGATGGGGGCGGTCATGTTTTCTGTCGAGCAAATGCTTCCCAATACCCGTAAACAAAAAGCCAACGCCGCATTCTTGTCGGCACAATCTAGTGTACAAAGAAGCGCGGCCGGTGTGGAACGCAATGTCCTTTTTGCACAGGCAAAAATGGCATATTATAACTGGTGGGTTGATGAAAAGATGTTACGTGTGCTGGATGAGAATGAACAATTGCTCAACTTTATGATACAGGCTGCCGAGATTAGGTATAAAAATGGCTTGGGGAAGATCAATGCTTACTATAAAGCAAAGGCAGCCCTTGCTAAATTGGGCAATGATCGGCTGAACTTTCTAAATGAAATACGTAAACAACGAATTTTACTAAATGCATTTATGTATAGACCGGCAAATACATCTTTTGATATCGACAGTGTTTTACCCGAGAAAAATATACTGTTATTGAAGCCGGATTCGAATTTGTTGGTCGCAAATCGTAGCGACATTCAAATGGTAGATGATTTAATACATGTAAATGAAGTAGAAGGCAGCAAAGAGAAAACGGAACTGAAGCCGGAATTTGGGATCAAGTATGATCATATGGTGGGCTTTGGTAACCAACCGCAACAATTTTCCTTGATGGGCATGATGAAATTGCCGATGTTGCCCTGGAGTTCCAAAGCAACTAAAGCGAAGCTGGAGAAATTGAAATGGCAACAGGTCGCGTTGGAACAAAAGAGATCATCTATCGTTAATGAAGCATTGGGTAGAGCGTTCGGGTTGAAAAATGACCTGCTTACGAAACGGGAACAATTAAAACTATACCGTGAACAGATTATCCCGTCTTTGGAGAAGAATTATAAGGCAATTTTATTGGCATATCAACAAAACACCTCCGAATTATTCGAATTATTCGATGCCTGGGAAGCTTTAAATATGGCCCAGTTGGAATATTGGAATCAACAGAAAGCCTGGTTCAGCTTATTGGTGGAATATGAGAAAATATTGGAACAAGCATAA
- a CDS encoding LytR/AlgR family response regulator transcription factor, whose amino-acid sequence MISCIIVDDEQHAIDLLVHHLGKVPFLELLYTSTDPVEALQFLHHTKVDLVFLDVQMPTMTGIDFIKTINGKSKVILTTAYSEYAFEGFENEVVDYLLKPIPFPRFLKAAQKALSLVESPAATGASAPVQDDFIFVKTEQKGKLIKINIDDILFIEGLKNYVCINTLQGEKIIALLNVKDLEERLPQNKFCRTHKSFIIATNCIKMIEGNTVYLENSEQAVPVGDTYKEAFMNQVKGKIMSNKK is encoded by the coding sequence ATGATTAGTTGCATTATAGTTGATGATGAACAGCATGCCATCGATTTATTAGTTCATCATTTAGGGAAAGTCCCTTTCCTAGAATTATTATATACTTCTACCGACCCCGTGGAAGCTTTGCAATTTTTACATCATACTAAAGTTGACCTTGTATTCCTCGATGTACAAATGCCTACCATGACAGGTATCGATTTCATCAAAACCATCAATGGTAAAAGCAAAGTGATCCTTACAACGGCATACAGCGAATACGCTTTTGAAGGTTTTGAAAACGAAGTTGTTGATTATTTGCTTAAACCCATTCCATTCCCAAGGTTTCTTAAAGCTGCTCAAAAGGCGCTATCATTAGTAGAATCACCGGCAGCAACAGGCGCTTCAGCTCCTGTGCAGGACGATTTCATCTTTGTAAAAACCGAACAAAAGGGGAAGTTAATAAAGATAAATATTGATGATATTTTATTTATCGAGGGACTGAAAAATTATGTTTGTATCAACACTTTACAAGGAGAAAAAATTATTGCATTATTAAATGTTAAAGATCTCGAAGAGCGTCTACCCCAAAATAAATTCTGCCGCACCCATAAATCATTTATCATCGCAACTAATTGTATAAAAATGATTGAAGGGAACACCGTTTACCTAGAAAATTCTGAACAAGCAGTTCCCGTGGGCGATACGTATAAGGAGGCGTTTATGAACCAGGTAAAAGGCAAAATAATGTCTAACAAGAAATAG
- a CDS encoding sensor histidine kinase — translation MLAKIKEFLRREGKKLLIIFIITFLYYLFVILTALRFNPAPITGPDGRIIPVVLNSLRGVIESTITFYLLIYAVMIPLLQKKNWLHFFLWITGIFLVKFALSYLFDYERVSYSYNVTVLNTRSSGQDHSLMKKLLVDHQFLFYTISYILSYILTLLICFIVSVAIEWNNRVKKQKELEQQKLDAELSAIKYQINPHFLFNSLNFIYSKTVPLSDEVSQAVLLLSDIMRYALGKEEDEQGLVDLEKELEHLKNVIEINQMRFNNRLSILYEENIDRPHTKIMPLILITLVENAFKHGDLLDQENPLTIKINVDYQHLHFYICNKKKAGTKELSTGIGLQNVKKRLQLMYEKSHEFHVKEDDTFYITELTIRFKP, via the coding sequence ATGTTGGCAAAGATTAAAGAATTTTTAAGGCGGGAAGGTAAAAAGTTACTGATCATTTTTATTATCACGTTCCTTTATTACCTTTTCGTCATATTAACGGCCTTAAGATTTAATCCGGCCCCGATTACGGGACCGGATGGTCGTATAATACCGGTTGTGCTGAACAGCCTCAGGGGAGTGATCGAATCTACAATCACTTTCTATCTCCTCATTTACGCGGTTATGATCCCGCTATTACAGAAAAAAAATTGGCTGCATTTCTTTTTATGGATCACTGGAATATTCCTGGTCAAGTTTGCCCTATCATACTTATTCGATTACGAAAGGGTCAGCTATTCATACAATGTTACGGTTCTAAACACCCGTTCTAGCGGGCAGGATCATAGCCTAATGAAGAAATTATTGGTGGATCATCAATTTTTGTTTTACACTATCTCATATATTTTAAGTTATATTTTGACGCTTTTGATCTGTTTCATTGTTTCCGTAGCTATTGAATGGAACAACCGGGTCAAAAAACAGAAAGAGCTGGAGCAGCAAAAACTAGATGCCGAGTTATCAGCGATCAAGTATCAAATCAACCCGCATTTCTTATTTAATTCATTGAATTTCATCTACAGCAAAACGGTGCCTTTAAGCGATGAGGTGTCCCAGGCCGTACTATTACTATCCGATATTATGCGCTATGCACTGGGAAAAGAAGAAGATGAACAAGGATTGGTCGATCTTGAGAAAGAATTAGAGCACCTGAAAAACGTGATAGAAATCAACCAGATGCGCTTCAACAATCGCCTTAGCATCCTGTATGAAGAAAATATAGACCGTCCGCATACCAAGATTATGCCGCTAATATTGATCACGTTAGTAGAGAATGCTTTTAAACATGGTGACTTATTGGACCAAGAAAACCCATTAACGATAAAAATAAATGTAGACTATCAGCATTTGCATTTCTATATTTGCAATAAGAAAAAGGCAGGAACTAAAGAGTTATCCACAGGAATCGGCTTACAAAATGTAAAGAAACGCTTACAGTTAATGTATGAAAAGTCGCATGAATTCCATGTGAAAGAAGACGATACATTTTATATTACTGAGCTTACAATAAGATTTAAACCATGA
- a CDS encoding efflux RND transporter periplasmic adaptor subunit has protein sequence MKYYWIFFLPLFFACKPSPQPVRHQSDITGELLQDTGLRKLLEASDQVVVSNLATVQLKHGQLVPVLVSHGGVEYDDRSDAAIVSNVEGRIERLFVKSAFETVKKGQAIAEIYSPSLVTAQEQLLLIYQQDKDNKSLLNAAREKLILLGMTSKQVNNILASGKPNYRVVIYSQAAGILLEPGLAINKNMVTQPLQLKEGAYVKKGQTLLSVSDNDQLRIAVSINPDQQGYIKNGTTARVVNGKQEFRGRVNLLEPFPRDGERFLMARIPVPKENNSFQVGADVEVYTYPGKVEANWLPAESVVSLGNHSVVFVKENDVFVPRKVKTGLKYDGKIEVLMGLDTTDRVAVNGQFLLDSDSFVHLNN, from the coding sequence ATGAAATATTACTGGATATTCTTTTTACCGTTATTCTTTGCTTGTAAACCATCGCCGCAACCTGTGCGGCACCAGTCCGATATTACGGGCGAGCTGTTGCAGGATACCGGCTTACGAAAACTCCTGGAGGCTTCAGATCAAGTAGTGGTGAGCAACCTTGCAACTGTTCAATTAAAACATGGGCAGCTTGTCCCGGTTTTAGTTTCGCATGGAGGAGTTGAGTATGATGATCGGTCTGATGCTGCTATCGTGTCGAATGTTGAAGGGCGCATTGAACGCCTCTTCGTGAAATCGGCTTTTGAAACGGTCAAGAAAGGACAAGCCATCGCGGAAATTTATAGTCCAAGCCTGGTTACCGCGCAGGAACAATTGCTCTTGATTTACCAGCAGGATAAGGATAATAAATCCTTATTGAATGCCGCGCGCGAAAAGTTGATTTTACTCGGCATGACAAGCAAACAGGTAAATAATATCTTGGCTAGCGGAAAGCCTAATTACCGGGTAGTAATTTATAGCCAAGCCGCTGGCATCCTGCTTGAACCGGGTTTGGCAATTAATAAAAATATGGTAACTCAACCGCTACAGTTAAAGGAAGGAGCATATGTAAAGAAAGGTCAGACTTTGCTTAGTGTAAGCGATAATGATCAACTCCGTATCGCCGTAAGCATCAACCCCGATCAACAAGGATATATTAAAAATGGTACGACAGCCAGGGTAGTTAACGGGAAACAAGAGTTTAGGGGCCGGGTGAATCTCCTGGAGCCCTTTCCCAGGGATGGAGAACGCTTTTTGATGGCAAGAATCCCGGTACCAAAAGAGAATAACTCTTTTCAAGTAGGCGCCGATGTTGAAGTTTACACTTATCCCGGCAAGGTGGAAGCCAATTGGTTGCCAGCCGAGTCCGTCGTTTCGCTGGGAAATCATTCCGTGGTATTTGTAAAAGAAAATGATGTTTTTGTGCCAAGGAAAGTTAAAACCGGCTTGAAATACGATGGTAAGATCGAAGTATTAATGGGGCTGGATACAACTGACCGGGTTGCTGTAAACGGCCAGTTCTTATTAGATAGCGATAGTTTCGTTCACTTAAATAATTAG